DNA from Thunnus thynnus chromosome 2, fThuThy2.1, whole genome shotgun sequence:
CTTCGATATATTTCATACCCTTCCATAGCAACAGGTCGCAGCAGGACAGTGAAGACCAACTCGGCGTGCCTCGATACAGCGAGGAATTCCACACACCACCACGATACAGCGCTGAAGTCTTCTCTGGCCCCCCACCTGCCTATAACGAGGTAACTCTAAAACAAAGCCAGTCAGTGATGGACCCCAAAACTTGGATGCATCAGATAGTGTCACATCTTATTTTGCACTTATCACTTCCTGTCACGAGGAATCAGTGTTGCCATTTTAACTGCTACTCCATGAATTAGTAATATGGTTGACCTGAAAGTATCTATATGGCAGCTATAAGGAGAGATAATTGAACTTCCTCCTGCGTCTATCATGATAAGAAATATAGAGAAGATCTTAACAATTCTGAAACTGCGTCACTGTTAGTGCATTCTCAGGAAATTGCATATGACCCACTGAAGATGTGACTGATGTGGAAAATCGTTTTCTGTGAGCGCTGCTGTTTTCTAACTTCTGATGAGTTCTTCCTCCCATCTTATCAATATAAAAgatctctgtttttatattgtgtaaTATTTATAACTACCAGATATTTTGTTGGTCATTATtctttgtaaatatgttatatttcCTCATGTGAGCACTTGGGGATTCATTGAAGAAAAATTTGACTGTAAATTTGCACTTTCTTGGttcacatttgttcattttcattatctcAAAAATGATGCTCTTACATCCTCCGTaacacatatttaaaatgatattttaccAACAAGTTACGTCTCCAAAAGTGCTAGAATGGAATTTGGAAAGAAATCTGATATTTTTACTCTCCCAAACAATGTTGGTGACTTGTCATAAAACCAAACTCTCCTGCAAAAAACACGACATAACATCTACTTCAATGtgcattttctttgtgtttgactTTATCTTtgcctttctgtgtgtttcagctggGATTCAAGCCTGATGATCTTCCCCCtgtatatacagaatataacGTCCCTGTGTATCCTgtcccacccccacccccacccccacctcccacAGACATGgtacaatcacaaacacactcacacccatAACGCAGGACCATCACGCTGTACCTGTGACGGGATTATGGACAGTTGTATTATTGCACTGCTTCATGGACTGGAGTGAGCTGTACCTGGagtttataatgttttaaagattattttcattgtgagTCTGTTTTTCTTATCATGGTAATGAATGTGATGATGAACAGAGAAAAGATGGAGGCTCCGGAGATGGAATCAGGTCTAAAGCTACATTCTCCAAGAAACTAATCCATTTAAGATCCAAAATAATTTTATTCCCACATGAATGATTGTTACAATTTGACTGTGTGCAGCATTCAAACACTTGCTGCTGTTATAAGGAGGTTATGTTTAAGTCCCATCGGTTTGTTTGTCTCTCTATGTTAGTTAGTAGGATGTCtcaaacaattttaaaatttgGTGCAACTTCAGGTGCAGATCTCAATCCAATGGTCCCACCATGTGGCCATTTATAGAACACTCTACATTTTAGCTCATAACTCCTGAATCATGAGTTGAACATTGTCCAATTGTAACAAATGTATCTTTCCAGTAGGTGgcacaacaacaatataaatcaatttaaataGCCATAACTCAGTAGTAGTGAGTCTGTTTCACTTAAAGTTCCCCatcagtcaaaaatatttttttcttgttccttcagctgtgcagaatgatgtatgtgcagagtttgacaccagaagtatatttttacattcttCTGGTGAAGGGGGAAACAAGCACGATATGTGACACAAGTCACATCTAGTTTGCAGCCAATCGAGGTCCAGTGTACaacttgtgtgtatatatatatatatatatatatatatatatatatatatatatatatatatatatatattggtgaagtaggagacattttgtgtccagcagttaatcttttgaaatgaaaaatatttgcatattcatagattctggatatttttaatgaggtagaaggagaagatgccattttaaggagtTATCTCTCATGTCAGACAcaacttattatttttttatggatATAGGATTTTGTATGTAGATCCTAAAACATTTTTGGAGGGGATTGCACACTTCATCCTTTTAATACGAGCCTAATACAGGATTTCAAACCATGGCAAGCCATGTATTTTAGTTTAGATCCTGATTCTGATGCAGATAGCTTATTTCAGAAgactgtttttccttttaagtGTTTACCCTGAAGGTGCAACTGAACAAATACTCATcaggaagcagcagcaacaggctcgagagaaaaacagagacacaaagaatGTGTGAAAAACACCTGTTCTTACATGTACTGCAGCTGTTGTTTTCAGTGACTGATTGATGTACTTACGTTTAAATCAAGTAGGAATGACTTTCAGAAACACTTGATGGTCTAAGGCAAGAGTCATGGCTGTATAAAtgaatctctttctcttttttttctattttctttctgttttgtccTTATTTTCTTTATGGTGACAAACTCGCTGGTAAATGTTAGGATCCCAAGCTCTACTTACCACCTGAAAGTTGATGTAAACAGTATTTTGAAGTCAGAGGTGTGCTGTATATCAACTATCCTTCCCAAATAACTTGAATGCACAAACTACTGGTTGAGACAATGCAGTTTGAACCAACTGCTCTGAAAAcaactgctttttgtaagatgtttAGAGAGCTGATTTaagattttaatgaaacaatgacTATATAGTAAGTGAAATGTGTAAATCAGCAAATAGCACATAATGGTTTAAATCTCTGGACAAAATGTGAATGATGTTTATAGTAGCTGGTCTACTAACTGATCTCTGaatataaagacaaaacatttttgtgtcactccaaatattttctgttaagacaaataaaattagaaatatTGGCTAAATGTTGAAATATCTATGTTTTGTGTCTAATTTTATACCATATTTCTATGactgaacattttgttgtatataaacatttagtGGCAAGACTCTTTCTTGAAACTTTGCTACAagccaaaaaggaaaaaaaaatattttaacaactaaGGGATAAATATACATCAGTTTGAGGACAACATGACTTCTAGATAAATAATCTTACTGGGAAACTGAGTTGAACTTCTGGTTtccaataaaagcaaaaccaaaacaaaacaacccccCACACACAAATTTTGGAGTGCCGTTTGGTCCATAGAGCCAAACCAGCTGTTAAAACTACAGAAAAggtacataaaacattttgcacTTTTACATATGATCACAGTGATGACATATCAAGCCATATATCATGTAAGACTCTTAAGACTGGAGTTTATTGTTCAGTATTTTGGCTTCAGAAATCACGAgtaatggttttatttatttttttgtggtaCCAATGTCAGATAACACAGAGAGATGTGTTATTGGTCCATGTTTAATATGCAGAAAAATGTCCAGCAGACTCCACTCTTGTGCCAAAAGAAGAACATTTTAACAAGGCACTTCTTCAAACAACACCTTTTACTGCCAGATGAAGTTTAGAAAGCTCTGAATATACAACATCCTAACTAATATAGTGTGTATATTTTGTCAGCACAGCATGCACAGGGGTTAGGTTTTGCTCTCCTTTTCAGGTGCTTGTTATAAGAAACAGACTTCTAACAAGTGGAAGGACATAAATTTGAGAGATACTGGAACAAACAGTTTTTCTTACTTTACTCACTACTGCAGCTACAGGCATCATTAAATgtcaatgaaatgttaaatttaatttattaattgcaaacacacagaaagggGTTGGGATTAACTCTTAATTAAGATATTGTAATTTAAAGTTATGACTAAAAATTGAATATTAGCTCATTCTGAACATCCATTTAGAACTATTTGCCGTTTTCCACGTGTTGACAAGGTGCAGCAGTGGTTCAGTGACACGCCAGAGTACATAGTAGGATGTCTACAATGATATCACTGTATAGACATGGTGACACCTACAGATGGTCCCACACATGATCTGTAACCCTATATATGTCAAGAGGGCTCGCACATGTcattcctatatgttttaaggcAGCTGGATGTGGTGTCATCTGCCAGCCTCTGTAAGGGAACATGCTTGCCTCTTAAACATACTGTGCCATGCTATCACTTACactgcacatgtgcatgtgtgtgagtgtacatGTCTGTATGGATGTAGGCATTAGTTTAAATGCCTGACTATCTTCCTGTATTAATGTAATTTGATGACATGATTCGTGACTCTAAACTCTATGAGAGAATTAAGCCACGTGGGCCTCAATACCCAATGCATGTTATTTATAAGTGTTTTCTGCAAATTATTGAGAGAAccactaaaaaaaacagtctaGGGAAGACAATGTGACTCTCTTGGCAGCTCCCACTGCAGGAACCAATAACCCATAAATGGAAAACTCTGCTGTGGTTCACTGCATAACTGTgtcctctgtctttttgtttttcctgctctcgctctctctttacTCTGTATCACTGGAGGGCAATGCCAATGTGCACAGATGAAGCCCTTTTAACATATTTCAATAATCATTTAAACACCCATTGCCCAGTTTGTTATGCAAAATCTTCCACTGATCATTTATTAAACCTGTCTTCTACAGATGTTCTTAGGGTTTATTTTGCGATTTTGCTGTTGGTGGGTAAGTGTCTCGTTCTAGCACAGCTTAGAAGTAGATTTTAAGTGAAGAAAGACAACTCATTTCCCCAAACCTCCCTTTCCAAGCAACACATCTGTCAGTAACTAATTAGACATTTCATCATTTGTATTgacattaaaaatatctttattgCAGGGATAATTTCCTCCCACCTTTTCTGAGAATGAGTCATTTAATAGCTTGGTGATTTGGCACATGTACACAAGCCAACCAGTCCCTGTATGGAGATCTGACTCAGTATCAGAAAACTGTATTGGCTTTGGACAAGTGTCAGAAGTTATCAGTGAGAATGTATGATTCAGAAAACTGATGAGGTGAGAGATGAACAGAGTGGCAGAGGTTCAAGAATCATGTGAATTAGCTCAACTGCTAATTATCTacaattttttatttgttgaatcATTGCtggcagttttatttttaaaataagctgaagctctctctccctcagtcAAGGATTTTAGATTTGTACATCAAATAATCCCAAACTAAGAGTTTTCTACACCATAGTAAGTTTTGCTCCCTGCTTAACATAGAAAAGGAGGCATCAGCATTTATTTAGCGTCGTGTTTGTGTCCCACTGGTGAaagtaagtccaatattcactcaccttttttgctctgttttggtctccaccaattctttagggaaatatctggctctttagtggctaaatgctgcactgtgttcaccagctagttgttaactttgtctgtttgctgtttggtgctgggcacgTGGCGTactgtgggtttatcagagatttTTTGCTGTTGACAACTGCCTGCTGTGTCTGGATCTGaagttgatgagagcagtgagagtgaaccaaaacaagtTGCTGACTGGAATTGAAGACTCAAGTGGCAATTTTCCACAGATTTATCAATAAAAGTAACCACTCTCACATTATATAGAGTCATTTGATCCAAattgaatgtaaaaacactggTAAGAGCAGCTTTATGTGGTAATATGATCATTTTCTTGAAAATATAGACCAGAGAGAGACTATGGTTATGTTCTAGAAAATGTTCTGCTTGTGGAGAAGCTAGATGGTGTCTTCTAATTGCACACTTTTGTGTTCTGAAATGAAATTTTTCAGTTGTCCCTGTAAACCAAAAATGTTCTCTGTAGCAGCAGA
Protein-coding regions in this window:
- the si:dkey-283b1.6 gene encoding uncharacterized protein si:dkey-283b1.6, with the translated sequence MPFSEIPILEIFLGFLGMGLSIMFCTTFCRACTRLREEQIAREAIRRNDIDGWPPSIYFIPFHSNRSQQDSEDQLGVPRYSEEFHTPPRYSAEVFSGPPPAYNELGFKPDDLPPVYTEYNVPVYPVPPPPPPPPPTDMVQSQTHSHP